Proteins co-encoded in one Arachis stenosperma cultivar V10309 chromosome 7, arast.V10309.gnm1.PFL2, whole genome shotgun sequence genomic window:
- the LOC130939587 gene encoding glutathione S-transferase 3-like: MEEEVVLLDAWASMFGMRVRIALAEKGVRYEYKEEYLIKGKSPFLLQVNPIHKQVPVLIHKGRPICESAIIVQYIDEVWNDKNPIMPSDPYEKAQARFWVDFIDKKIYETWRKMWLSEGEEHETWKKELISIFKQLEEILGDKAFYGGDTFGFLDIGLIPFYSWFYAYETYGNFKMEAECPKLIAWAKRCMQRDTVSKTLPDQKKVYDHVLAMRKALEK, encoded by the exons ATGGAAGAAGAGGTTGTTTTGTTAGACGCATGGGCAAGCATGTTTGGTATGAGGGTGAGGATTGCACTGGCTGAAAAAGGTGTCAGGTATGAGTACAAAGAAGAGTATCTAATTAAGGGTAAAAGCCCTTTTCTTCTTCAGGTGAATCCAATACATAAGCAGGTTCCAGTTCTGATCCATAAGGGTAGACCGATTTGTGAATCTGCAATTATAGTTCAGTACATCGATGAGGTTTGGAATGACAAAAATCCAATCATGCCCTCTGACCCTTATGAGAAAGCTCAAGCTAGATTCTGGGTTGATTTCATTGACAAAAAG ATCTATGAGACTTGGAGAAAAATGTGGCTCTCAGAAGGAGAAGAGCATGAGACATGGAAGAAGGAattaatttctattttcaaGCAACTTGAGGAGATATTGGGAGACAAAGCATTTTATGGGGGTGACACTTTTGGGTTCCTTGATATTGGTCTAATTCCATTTTACAGTTGGTTTTATGCCTATGAGACTTATGGCAACTTCAAAATGGAAGCAGAGTGTCCTAAATTAATAGCTTGGGCCAAAAGGTGTATGCAAAGAGACACTGTTTCCAAGACACTTCCTGATCAGAAGAAAGTGTATGATCATGTTCTGGCTATGAGAAAAGCACTTGAAAAATAG